From the genome of Pseudomonas sp. FP453:
GCTAAGGTTTTGAGGTGCCTACATCGCTAGATGTCGATTCAACTGTTCTCGGCGGCATATGCAGATTCAACAGCATATGATAAAAAACGACGTCCTTACGATCCCGGCGTCGAATCTCTGTCCCTAACCATATGTGATCAGTGTCGTGCAGTGATTCGACCTCATTAGGTGCATCCACAGCGACGGTATATTTAACGTAATCCTGCTTTGTGATGAGCTCTTTATACTTTCGCACCAGTTCAGAGAAATTGCTGACGTCAGAGTACGCAACAACAAACACAGGGCTTAATGACTCATTGTCATAGCCTGCGATTTTGTCCAAGTGCTCGAAAATCACAGTTGTATCAAGCGAAAACAACCGAAATGCTTCAAAAATCGCGACCCGAGTGTTATCGCTGGCAGTCACGAATGCGTCGATTTCGCCGGGGCCCGCACCCGACGCCGACTCACCACCGCGTTTCTGATCCCGGAAACCGACTCGTGCTTCCGCCATCCGCTTGTCAAATAGTGAGGTGAACCAATCGTTAATCGGATCTTCTTTAATAATGCGATAACTCGTCTTACCGCTTTTCGAAATTGACGGGACCTGAAGGTTACTTTTACGCAAAACGATTTCCCCCGCTACCTCTAAAACGACTTCCTTGAGGTATACATGGGGTGGTGTATCAGGGCTAACAATATCTACGTAACTTTCAAAACTTTTGGAAACAATCTGACCATAGTGTTTCCTCAATTGCACAATAGTTCGCTGGGAGCCTTCATTCATAAGCTGGATAAGTTCGCTCATTGAAGGGCAATCTGGTTCAGCTCTGACAAGCTCATTCAGCAAGTTTTCGATCCCAAGCTCGTCTGGCGTCAGAGAGTTGAGGTCACGATAACGACCTATTATCCTCCGAGCTGTTGAAGTCTCACCCCTGGCGATCAGAGCCTCGCAGTATGGTCGCAAGATTTCCTGCCTTGACTGCTGCTCCTGGGTAAGCCTTGCCCAGAAAGCATCAATTTCCGGGACTTGAATAACGCGATAAGTATCAAGGATCGTTACGATCCAATATTCGCGCATCTGCTCAGGCGCGGTATCCACCAGAGTACTCAAGAAATATGTCAGCGCGCTCTGAAGACGGGTCGAGTCTTTGTCCGTTGCATAAAGTTTATAATGCCCATAAAAAAGCAGGTAGCCGTGATGAACGTGCTTAGTTTCGTCATGCAGCGCTTTCATGATCCTAATGCATTTCTGAGGATCAACTTCGCTGTAAGCGCTGGCAACGATTTGCCGCCTGAAACGCTCGCATTCCTTATAGTGCGGTCTATCGTCAGAGTGAGTGCCTCGCGACTCATGGGGGATCGGCACTTCATGCACAGCCTTCTGGAAGCCGTCAGGATCGGACGGATGAGCTTGGCAAAGTTCTAGAAGCTGCCACTTGTACTCATAACTTTGCCAAACCTTACGAGTCCGGAGAATGTGCGGATGATTTGTTTTCGCAAAACGATCCTGCGCAAGGAAGGCTTTGGCTGAATCAAGCAGCCGGGAAGCGATATCAGTAAGGCCAGAATCGCATGCTGATGTGAAGGCTTGCTCTAATCCCGTCAATCCTAGGTTCTCGTCCGCACGAGACCGGCAAATTTCGATACGTTCCCGCAATTGCTGGGCACGAGCAATTACAGGGCATTTTTCAAGCAGAACAAAGAGATGGTCCAATGGAATAGAAGGCACACAACAGGCGACGAATTCTGCGTATAGCTCATCCCCAAAAATATTTGAATAGGTGCAAAACTGACTCCAAAGATCGTATTTTTCAGAGCTAGCTGTATCTACAAAAATAAATAAGAACGTCTCCCGAGGGCCAAACCCATACAAGCGTACAATTTCCTCAACTCGTGCTGCTACGGTATTCATGCTTACTGAGGATGCTGTCGGTCGTCCGAGGCCCATAAGGACTTGCAGATAGTGTCGGATAGCTGAAGCGACTGCAAAAGAATGCTTACTCGTGTAAGCAAGGTTCTGCTGCCAACGGGCACAAGTATTAGAAAGCCTCAGAAGTGGGCTGGGTCCGGTTTCTGAAATGAGCTTGAACCACGGTAGGGTGGCAAAAAACGAGCTAGGCGCAAGGCTTCCTAGCCCTCTGAGGTTCGCCGAGAACTCTGCCTCGTAGTACTCCAGCATTGATGAGCGTAACGCACGAGATACTGTGCCAGAGGGATCTATACCAGTACTCTCCAAGCGATCTATCAACCGGAAGCCCAGTAGATACCAATAATGATGCGTAGTTTGGCGGTGAGTAGGTTCTATTTCCACGGGGCGTTCCGCGAAGGCCTGCGCCAGTTGAATTATTTGTTGATGGCTCAAGGCATCTAGTAGGTTGATCAAAAAGCGATATTCAAAGGATTTGGAAAAATCAGAGGATTGCCAATTGCACTGTTCACCCAAGAAGCCAAGAACGGATAATATGCGCCCAGTGAGATCCGGTGCACTTTCGATTGTTTGAACATACTGATGGCATACAAGCTGCTGATACCCGCCCTCCAAATTCTTGATATACGTTGCATTACCATCTCTTGAGAACCCGAAAATCTGCCTTGTGAGATAGTAGAAAGCCACATCGCATGTTGCAGAATTAGCCAAAAGCAGTATCAGGTAATTCGATCGTTCATACTCAGGCAACAAGATGAACAAAATGTACTTGAGGATCGGCCGACTTTCCGCCAACTCCATCACCGACTCAGCTAGTCCAGAAGAAGTGAGCTGCTGACCATCTATGCGAATACTGGCTTCTACAGCACTCGAAATTAGCCAAGTATAGAAAAGATCTGCTTGTCTCCGCATGCCGAATCCATTTCGATCTAAAACGAATTCAAGATTGGTTGAGGCGTCCTCGCTGAGATGAGGGTATTCGGTATGTAGGGAAGCCAGCGTAGGCTTCGGAAGCTCTTCACTTCGATGAGAGGAGGTTCTGTTTCCGTCAGCATCAATGACGATATCCTCGTGATAACTCATCGGCCGGATAATGCCTGAAAAACCATCCTGGTTGATTGATTGCCTTTTGAAAGTTACAAAATTTGATGCAAGTGTTACGTCAGTAGCCAAGAAGTTTACTAGCTGCTCATTGAATTCTGCGCGCGTTGAGTGTTCCATATTATCGAACAGCACTGGCATGGCCCATTCACAGTTAACGCGAGCGCACATGATCCATTCGGAAAACGTTTCCTCGGGGCCTAACTTTCTACGCAGTGTTTCCCATAAATGGGTACTGATCAACGAGCTGAAATGTTGATTGCCTGGAGGCAAACTGAATACCCCTCCTTCAAGGTGCAATTCTGGCAGCAGCTGTTCTGCCCTCAGATGCTCACCAAACTCCGCTGCTAGCAACGGTCTCAACTCGACCTCTGGACAGACGTAATGCGGCTGGATACATCCATTTCGACCGAAGCAGATGTCTCTTAGGTACTCAATAGCTTGAACCAGCGGAAACAAACTTGGATCAACCTTTTCCGGCTCTCTCACCCTGTCGTAGTAAGTGGTGCACCATCCAGCATAAAATGCTACCAGCCCATATTCTTCGAGTACTGAGAGGGGAAACTCCGTACATACGACAGGGATTCCAGATGATCGGGGCCATAATTGCTTACCAGATAGAACAGCTTCTACCGTCTCCCTATCCAGTTTCGGGGTCGCGAGTTTCGCGTTCACGAGGAAAACTGACAGTGCCTTAGCGTGAGTTTGATCCTCATAGGAATGAACCTCCTCTAGGCCCCGATCTCTCGTCACATATGCAGCAAGTAATGATTTTAAGTGCCGCCAGTTTTCCGAGTAATTGCGCATGAGGTTCGCCGATCCGTCGCAGAGAGTTGATGATGGAGAGTGAAATACGGAACATTATGATGTTGAATGGCCGAAAAATTGTACAAGGTTGTATTTGTTAGATAAGTACTTTCGTCCGGAGAGGAGGACGGCCTCCGCCTGCGCAGAAAGCCAATAATTTGTTCTTCACTGAGACGCATATCCAATCTCCTTGCTGATGGGATTGGAGCCCAAAGCGGCGTGCGACTCAAACATGAGGAAACGTCGGAGGACGAAGAGTAACCTAAGAGTTGCCGTCTGCCCGCACACTTCAATAAGGCCACCTGCGCTGACCTTAAAAGCCAGCAGCGCCCTGGCATCGTTGGCTAACATCCGGCGCGTGATGAACTCTAGTCCCATGAGCCTTCATACGAAGCGGCCATAAGCCGCTCAATATTGCCCATCAGCCATGGAAGCCTGCAAAGCAATTACTGGATGTTTTGCTTCCGCCAGTTATCTACCGCAATCGACAGTCGCCTGTCTTTGACCGGTTTTTGCCACTCATCCCAGAAATTGACCGTGCCGCTATTCGGTTTGTTTATAGGTTCATCGATCCTAATTCTGCTTGGCAGCAAGCTCGCATCGCCAACAACCAAGGCCTCGCCTGTATCGAGAGTCGGCAGTATATCGCTGAACCCACCGAGGCTATCGGGAAGAAGTCTCTTAATAACGCCCTGATCCTCGGCGTTGGTCAGCCGCATAGATACAAAGTTGCTGCATTGGCTGAGCATCGTCTTATTCACCTCGGACGGACGCTGGCTTATCACGACAAGGCTGACACCGTACTTACGACCTTCCTTGGCGATGCGCTCGAAAATATCCAGGGAGATATCGTCGGCGGACTCCGCCATGTTTCGCTGAGGCATGTAGAGATGCGCTTCGTCACATAGAAGCGCAATCGGGTGACGCAGCTCGGATGGTGTCCATTGCTGGACGGAAAAAGTAACCCGAGCAACAAGGGAAACTATTAGCGGGAGAACATCTGATGGGACTTCAGAGAAGTTGATGATCTTGATACCGGCTTTACCATTTTCTCCAGAGCTTCCCAGCACGGCAGTAGTAAACTTTTCAAGCCACGTAAAATCCAGAACGTCTCCACCACCATTGAACATAAAGCCAAGGCGTCTATCGGAAATTTTATTCTCAAGACGTGAAATCATCCGGGCGAGCTTTCCAAAAAAATCACCCTGCTTTTCTTTACCTACTGATGCCCCCGGAACCATCTCCACGTTGATCTCGTTCAGCCTGCCCATCAAAACATCCAGATCGAACGGAACCGGGCTGTCTACGGTGAAGTGCTTCAAAATTTCCTTCTGGTCGCCATCCTCCAGGTATTTTCTTTTTGCCTGGTTGATTTCGCGGGACATGATCATGGCCTGGTTCGGCGCGTTTTGGTCGCTCCGATCAACAAACATTGCCACGAGTGCTTCATACGAGAGCAGCCAGTAAGGCAGGTAAAGCACACCATCATCAATGGTGCGTTTTGCCTCAACATCTGCGGGACCGGCCACCTTAAAGTGCTGAATGCCTTGGCCTACCAATGGCGAGTATTCACCATGAAGATCAAAAACAATTGCGTTAGCCGTGGAGAGCCCCGCCATCTGCTCAATGATCTTGGCTGTTGTCCAGGATTTACCTGATCCGGTACTACCGCCGATGAAGGCGTGGCGCTGGAAAAACTTGTTACCGTTGAGATAGGCAACGGCGTGTTCGTCCAGAGTGTATTTGCCCAGTGTCAGGGCATTGCCATCTGCTGAGACGCTTGAGAGAGTCCGCATAAAGCCGGTAAGGTTTTCGCCCTCTAGCGAAAAGCAATTCGCGTCAATTTCTGGAACGCTTTCCAGAGTGCGGCGAAAGACGTTTTCTCTTTCTCCATCACGATCCAGCATAGTGCCAATCAGAGCGATTTTGCACAGGTTTAGTTCTGAGGTCTGCTCGCTGATGCCATCATTGGCAATGCCATCGATGCCACGCTTGCGGGTCACCTGGGTGATGAGGCCGATGAGATGCTGCCCAGGCCTGCTACTTTGGAGCACGGCCAAGTGGTTGACTTGCAACCTCTTGAGTTGCTCGATATTTTCCACGTCCACGATAACGTTTGTCGTATCAACGGAGGCCACCTTTCCAAGCGCGTCTTCATCCCTAAAAATAAATATCGGCATCTCTTCTTCCTACATGATGAGTGACAGGTAACCCTCAAGACTCCATATGTTTTTTTCAACGGTCACTGGGGTCTTATCCAAAGAGGAGTAGACGACGGACTGGTCATCTGTTCCTCCCCGCTCAATTGCTAGGTAGTTCTGCGCCTTGCCGTCAGTAATTAGCTTCCTGGCCGCATCTGAAAGCGCATAGGTAATAATCGTGATCGGGGTAGTCTGACGCTGACATCTCGCCATGAGTTTCGGCTGAATATGCTCGTCATTGAAGCCGTAACCAATGCACAGGTAAGAGTTCGCCGCAGTGATCGCTTGGTCAGCATTATTGATGATTGAGCGGTATGGCTCTAAATGCGTCGTTTGATATTTCTGAGTGCCCGGAGTCACGATTTCCGGCTTGTAATTGACAGGTATCTCTTGAATATTCGAAACGGCCACAATGTCTTCAAGCGGCGATTTAAACCAATCCAACGAGCCGTGAACCTTCCAGATATTGACTCTGCGGGCAGAATTTATCTCATTCGGCGCGGCCAGTTGCCGGAAAAACCCGTGCGTAAACCCCGTGTAATGATGAATCCGCTCCTGATCGCAGGCATATTCGGCAAGCCGGTCATAATTCGTAGTAACAATGTTTAATTTGGTGAGGCTGCTTTTGAACATGTGGCGCAGCAGTCGGCTCAGCGGGAACATCGCCTGGTTTTGAAGGCTTTCATTAAAAATGTGAATGTCTTCAGCGTTGATGAGCGCCCAGGTTGCTTTGATAATTCTGGAAGTTAACTCGTCTGTAACAGCCACCTGGTGCAGCGCCGACTCCAGATCAACGCCAGCATCTAAGACTTGGCAGAATTTCCCCCAGGCATATGTCTCGCCAGCGGATAATCCTGAAATGTCGGTATTTGCGACCAGGTACTTCGCAAGCGCCCACATGCCAGACATGCCATGGGCAGCAGATGCACCGCTGCCCAGGATGATAAGGGGAGCCTTGTTGTAATAGTCCTGCGCTTGTTTTTCAAAATTCAGGTCTGACAAAATTCTATCCTTGCCGTTTGTGTCGATCCGAAACAAATACGCTTGGCGGCCTATCAGCCCAGGCTCAATACCCTTGGAATCACCATACAGAATCCTGAAGTCAATTAGGATTACGGTCGGTACTCAACATTACTCCATCTGCGCCGCCACGGTGGCGACATGCCCCGCCAGACTGGTCACAAAGGTTTTTAAGCTGGTCAGATCCGAAAGAGACCCGTGCACTCCTGAGCCCACAGCGTCACGCGGCGAGGCGATCAGAGAGGCGGCAGAATAGAGCTGCTCCTGCATGAGCCGCTGGCACAAAATGTCGTATCTGCTTAAATAGGATGCCCCGTTAAACTCCTTGAATGTCGGAAAATGAGGCGACCTGTCACGAACGGGTTTACGCGAACCAGGGGCATCTTCGACCACCATCAGCCAGCCAATGAAAGGCCGTGGTTGCTTACCAAACGCGCCTTCGCGGTAGGCAGTCCACAGGCAGTGTGCAGTACCGATGGCCTCTTCTGTCCTGTTGTTGAAGTTGTTCCCGAAAGACGGCCCCACCTGGCTCTTGAGCTCAATGGCGGCAATCAGCTGGCCCTTGTGCATGACGATAATGTCCCAGAGTTTAGTGGGCCTGAAGTAACCCGGAAGCGTCAGGGCAACCTTTTGCTGATGAATCTGCGCGTGGGCCAAGCCGTTTTTCTTTACGATCTCTGTGATGAGATCGATAAAGCCATCCATATTCTTGCCGCCGGTTACACCGGCACGCTCTCCTTGATCCGCTTTGCCGGATTCCATTTGCTTTGTCTTCGCATCTACCCTGCTTTGCCAGAAAGCTTTTATAGCGTCAGGAGTTTTACTCTCATAATCAACAAGGTCTAGCGGCACAGTTATTCTCCATTTCCACCAAGGGCAGCGCACTCCTCGGGAGTAAGTCCATAAAGTCTAAAAACAGCATGGTTACAGGCCTGGATATCGTGCTTCCCGGCGGCTTCGGAAAGTTCTCTCCTCAATGTTTCAGGAACGTCCTTCCAGAGCGGAACCCTTATACGACGGAGATACTGCGCCTGGAAGCGCAAATATCCGCCACGCATTTTGGTCGAGTAGACAGATACAAAAAGTCGCGCTATGCCGGAAAGCAACACTGCCTGAAGAGACTTGAGATCCCAGTCGTTCGAGAGGATAAAGTACAGATTGTGGTGGGGGTACAGCGTGCCGTCGTCATAGACGATATGGGCATCGCCCTTGATATCCGGAATCAACAGCTTCGGCTTTTTCGCAAGCGAAGGCGTAATACGGTCAATGGTGCGATACCAG
Proteins encoded in this window:
- a CDS encoding ATP-binding protein, whose product is MPIFIFRDEDALGKVASVDTTNVIVDVENIEQLKRLQVNHLAVLQSSRPGQHLIGLITQVTRKRGIDGIANDGISEQTSELNLCKIALIGTMLDRDGERENVFRRTLESVPEIDANCFSLEGENLTGFMRTLSSVSADGNALTLGKYTLDEHAVAYLNGNKFFQRHAFIGGSTGSGKSWTTAKIIEQMAGLSTANAIVFDLHGEYSPLVGQGIQHFKVAGPADVEAKRTIDDGVLYLPYWLLSYEALVAMFVDRSDQNAPNQAMIMSREINQAKRKYLEDGDQKEILKHFTVDSPVPFDLDVLMGRLNEINVEMVPGASVGKEKQGDFFGKLARMISRLENKISDRRLGFMFNGGGDVLDFTWLEKFTTAVLGSSGENGKAGIKIINFSEVPSDVLPLIVSLVARVTFSVQQWTPSELRHPIALLCDEAHLYMPQRNMAESADDISLDIFERIAKEGRKYGVSLVVISQRPSEVNKTMLSQCSNFVSMRLTNAEDQGVIKRLLPDSLGGFSDILPTLDTGEALVVGDASLLPSRIRIDEPINKPNSGTVNFWDEWQKPVKDRRLSIAVDNWRKQNIQ
- a CDS encoding SIR2 family protein is translated as MSDLNFEKQAQDYYNKAPLIILGSGASAAHGMSGMWALAKYLVANTDISGLSAGETYAWGKFCQVLDAGVDLESALHQVAVTDELTSRIIKATWALINAEDIHIFNESLQNQAMFPLSRLLRHMFKSSLTKLNIVTTNYDRLAEYACDQERIHHYTGFTHGFFRQLAAPNEINSARRVNIWKVHGSLDWFKSPLEDIVAVSNIQEIPVNYKPEIVTPGTQKYQTTHLEPYRSIINNADQAITAANSYLCIGYGFNDEHIQPKLMARCQRQTTPITIITYALSDAARKLITDGKAQNYLAIERGGTDDQSVVYSSLDKTPVTVEKNIWSLEGYLSLIM
- a CDS encoding PaeR7I family type II restriction endonuclease, translated to MPLDLVDYESKTPDAIKAFWQSRVDAKTKQMESGKADQGERAGVTGGKNMDGFIDLITEIVKKNGLAHAQIHQQKVALTLPGYFRPTKLWDIIVMHKGQLIAAIELKSQVGPSFGNNFNNRTEEAIGTAHCLWTAYREGAFGKQPRPFIGWLMVVEDAPGSRKPVRDRSPHFPTFKEFNGASYLSRYDILCQRLMQEQLYSAASLIASPRDAVGSGVHGSLSDLTSLKTFVTSLAGHVATVAAQME